Part of the Helicobacter sp. 12S02232-10 genome, GAATGCCTTTCTTCATTGCTTTATTCCTTAACTTTAATGTTTTATTCTATTTAAGTGGCTGATTTTAGCCAAAATATGCTTAGGGTTTATTAAAATCGTGAAAAATTGATTTTTACTATCATCATTTAGGACTCTCTGAAAAATTTTTGTGAGAAATAAACGACTATAACAATTTTCCTATTATTAAAGCCTTGCTCGCAATAATTCTTTAGTATAAGGATTTTCAGGCTTTGTAAAAATATCTCTGACACTTGCACTCTCAACCACTCTGCCGTTTTGAAATACCATTACCCGATCGCATACTGCTTCAATCACATCCAAATCGTGACTGATAAATAAATAACTTAAAGAAAATTTTTCTTGCAAACTCAAAAGCAATTCTATAACGACTTTTTGCATACTCTTATCAAGAGCAGATGTAGGTTCATCCATTACAATCACCTTAGGTTTGAGCGCAATCGCCCTAGCTATTGCCACCCTTTGACGCTGTCCCCCACTAAGCTCATAGGGATAAGATTCTATCAACTTCTTTTCAAATCCTACTGACTCCAAAACTTCTTCAATCAAATCTAAGCGATTTTCAAACCCTCCAAGCCTGAAAGCTTCAAAAATAATATCACGCACCCGCATTCTAGGATTGAGAGAAGCATAAGGATCTTGAAAAACTACTTGAATCTCACGCCTGTAACGCCTAAATTCCCTACTCCCTAAATTGCTTAGAGAATGCCCTAAAAGATACTCTTCCCCACTGCTTTCTGCCAACTTTAAAATTCCCATAGCCAAACTACTCTTCCCACTTCCAGACTCTCCTACAATCCCCAAAGTTTCTCTTGAATGCAAAATAAAACTAACATCATTGACGACATTTTTACTATCTTTTTTGAAAAAAAATTTTTTTTGCGGGTAAGCGACTGCAAAATTTTTGACTTCAAGGACTTTTTCTTTTCTTGGAGAAATGGATTTTTTAGGCAATTTCAAAGCCTCTAAAAGCATTTTGGTATAAGAATTTTTAGGGTTTTCAAACACGTTTTTAACTTCTCCCTCTTCGCATATCTTACCCTCTTTGGCCACATAAACCCGATGAACAAAATCCCTCACCACATTCAAATCGTGACTGATAAGTAAAATCGCCATTTGATTTTGAATGCTAAGATTTTGCAACAACTCTAAAATTTGTTTTTGAATGCTTGCATCCAACGCTGTAGTTGGCTCATCGCAAATCAAAAGCTTGGGACGATTGATGATACCCATCGCAATTGCTGCCCTTTGACGTTGTCCCCCACTAAGTTGGTAAGGGTAACAATTTTGAAGCTCAAGGCTTAATCCCACTTGAAAAAAAACTTCATCTAAACGTTGCAACATTTGCTTTTTGCTCAAATGTGAATGATGCAAAACTAAAGATTCTAAAACCTGTGTGCCAACTTTATGCAAAGGATTTAAGCTCGAAAGAGGTTCTTGGGCAACATAAGCAATCTGCTTCCCACGAACCTTTCTAATTTCTCTCTGACTCAATTGCAGCAAATTGCGCCCTTCAAATTCAATACTCCCTTTTTGAACACAAACAAAAGGATGTAGTTTTAAAATCATATTGGCAATGAAA contains:
- a CDS encoding ABC transporter ATP-binding protein — protein: MPLIQMSNKKSLLEIKSLSCGFERGFRVCDIFLNVCEGERIGLVGESGSGKSFIANMILKLHPFVCVQKGSIEFEGRNLLQLSQREIRKVRGKQIAYVAQEPLSSLNPLHKVGTQVLESLVLHHSHLSKKQMLQRLDEVFFQVGLSLELQNCYPYQLSGGQRQRAAIAMGIINRPKLLICDEPTTALDASIQKQILELLQNLSIQNQMAILLISHDLNVVRDFVHRVYVAKEGKICEEGEVKNVFENPKNSYTKMLLEALKLPKKSISPRKEKVLEVKNFAVAYPQKKFFFKKDSKNVVNDVSFILHSRETLGIVGESGSGKSSLAMGILKLAESSGEEYLLGHSLSNLGSREFRRYRREIQVVFQDPYASLNPRMRVRDIIFEAFRLGGFENRLDLIEEVLESVGFEKKLIESYPYELSGGQRQRVAIARAIALKPKVIVMDEPTSALDKSMQKVVIELLLSLQEKFSLSYLFISHDLDVIEAVCDRVMVFQNGRVVESASVRDIFTKPENPYTKELLRARL